CTTTTGGGGTTCTACTCCCGAAAAGTTATCTTTTATACGGTTGAACACAATTGCCTGTGCCGGACAAATTTTTTCACAGGGTCGAGGACAATCTGTGGGACACTCTGTAGAATTAAACTCTGCTTTGCGAAAATGGGGGTCTTCTCCATCGTTCAGGCTAACCATTAAAAAGGGTGAGTTGCCTTTGTAGCCAAAGCCTCGCTTTTGAGCATCTACTCTGAGATCCTTCGCTACTTGCAGCGCTTGTTGAGCTGCTGCAATCACCGCCGGATCAGCTGCGAGATCTATACAGTCAGCGCCTGCCAAAGTGTAGGCTAATGTTAAACTTCTGACTGCAGGCAAATGCTGGAAACTGGCTCCGCAGATGAGCTTGAACCAGTGACCATCTTTTAGGGATTGTAAAGGAGCAAACAGTTCAGTCACATTTCTATTATGCTTTTATGGGAATGAAAATAATAGTCTCTGATCAATAAAAAGTTCCGATTTCCTAATTTTAAGTTTCGATGGGCTACACAAACCACATCGCGTAGTAGCTGTCAACCCCCTTAAGGACAATATTCTCGATTCACAGAATTGTATATGTATAGCATGTTATCAGTAACACCACGTAAGTACATTAGAAGTAATAGTATAAGTATACAGATAACTCAGTATTCAGGTTGGGTGATCGGAATGTCAAGGACAAACTCTGCGCCTTGTCCTGGAGATGAGGAACAGGTGATCTGTCCACGATGTTTTTGTACCACAATCTGATAGCTAATCGATAATCCGAGTCCACTACCTTTGCCGACAGATTTTGTGGTAAAAAATGGGTCAAATAAACGTGAGCGCAATGATTCATCTATACCATGGCCATTGTCAGCGATCGCAATCTTCACCATATTCGACTTTGTTACCTCCGTGCGAATGTGAATTTGCGCGGGTTTCATTTGTAGTTTGTCATAAGTCATTTCTCCTTGTTCTTCTACTAATGAGCATTCACTACTAACCACTGACTGATCTAAGGCATCAATTGCATTATTTAATATATGCATAAATACTTGGTTAAGTTCACTAGCGTAACAGTTAACTAAGGGCAAATTGCCATACTCTTTGACGACAATAATAGCAGACCGATCTTTTGTTTCCCTCAGTCGATGCTGTAACATTAACAAAGTGCTATCTATGCCTTCATGGATATTTACCTGCTTGATCAGAGCTTCGTCATGTCTAGAGAAGTTTTGCAGCGCCAGCACAATTTCTCGAATGCGATCAGCGCCTCTAAACATAGCACCCATCAAGTTTTGCAGGTCGTTGATCACAAAATTTAGGTCTATATCCTGAACTAATTTTTGAATCTTGGGAGTAGGTTCTGGATATTCTTGTTGATAAGTTTCAATCATATTTACTAAGTCTTGCATATATTCACCAGCATATTGAAGATTGCCATAGATAAAACTGATGGGGTTATTAACTTCATGGGCAATCCCAGCCACCAATTGTCCCAGCGCTACCATTTTTTCATTCTGAATCTGTTGGACTTGAGCAGCTTTTAAATGATCTAAAGCCTCTTGCAATAAAAAGTTTTTTTCTTGGAGTTTAGTTTGCAGTAAACGCAAATTAATCTGATTTTCAATTCTTAAGACAACTTCTGCCCCATGAAAAGGTTTAGTAATATAATCAGCCCCACCAACGTCAAATGCTTTTACTTTATCTAAAACGTCATCTAAAGCGCTAATGAAAATCACTGGGACTTGGCAAGTTTTATCATCTGCTTTCAGTTCCTGACAAACTTGATAACCATCCATTCCTGGCATATTGATATCAAGTAAAATCACATCTGGCAAAACAATTTGACAAGCAGTGAGTGCCATTTTACCGTTTAAAGCCTTGCGGACTTCAAAACCTTGTCCTGTCAACATTATCGATAAAAGGCGCAAGTTATCTGGGGTATCATCAACCACCAGGATATTTCCTTTACAAGGATTAGTTTTAGTAAAAGACATTATGTTTACCCCAAGAGATAAATAATTTCCAATGAATAAAAATATTTGTTACAAGTAGTCATCATCAACTGCGTACACCAATAACGGAGCATAAAGGGACTGGGGAGTTTTTACTCATAACTTGTGCTTTCACATTCAGCAATTTTTCAAGTCAGTCAATCATGGGAAAATTCCACAACCAAACATGAATTTTTCTTGGACTAGTCCCCAGACCCTAGTCCCTATTGTCAAGCCAGGTCGGCGCAAATAGAGCGTACTATAGAGGTCTGTCATTTGTGAGCCAGTGCGGTCTTGGGGAGCCACTTTACTTGGTATTCATTGGTGAAGCAAGTGGCGTGGTTTCCCCAATCAGCGACTGGCTTTCCCGTTAGGTCATTTGACATTTGTCATAAGACATTGGTAAAGGTTTCAGCCTGATTTACATTTATTTATTCTCACCGACTTACTTATTCCCATGCGGAAGTAACATGGATGATACTTACTTTATTGTCACTTAATTAAATTTAACACTACCAGTGAGAATCTATAGTCAGTAAGTTCAGAGCCAATTGTGGTTCCAAGGCTTTAGCAAACAGATGTCCTTGAGCGAAATCACAGTTTAAACTTCTCAGTTGGTCTAACTGTTCTTTCGTTTCGACGCCTTCAGCGATTACTCGCATTCCCATTGAGTTAGCAATGCTAATAATTGCTGGTACTAATCCCATATGATTTTGGTTTTCCTGCATCCGGTGGACGAAAGATTTATCAATTTTGAGTGCATTTAGAGGAAAGCTATGCAGGTAACTTAAAGAAGAATAACCTGTGCCAAAGTCATCCATAATTAACTTAATGTTTCGTTGTTGTAATTGCTTAATAATTGTTTTGATTACATGGCTATTTTCCATAATGACACTTTCTGTAATTTCCAGTTCTAAGTTGGCTGGATTTATTTGAGTTTCCTCAATAATATGGTCAATTATTGCTATTAAGTTAGGCTGATAAAATAATCTAGCACTCAAATTAACGCTGATTGTTAGGGTTTCTGGTATTGCTGGATCATGTTGCCACAGACGTAGTTGTTTGCAAGCTGAGTGCAATACCCAAGAGTTGATGGCATGAATCAAACCTGTTTCTTCTGCCACAGGAATAAAATCCACAGGATAAATGAGACCACGACTCGGATGTTGCCAACGTACCAGCGCTTCAAATCCAGCAATTCTGCCTGTGGTCAGAGAAACCATTGGCTGATAATAAACGAGGAATTCTTGCCGTGTAATCGCCCGTCGCAGGTCGTTTTCTAGCTCCAAAAGCTGAATAGCTTCCTGATACATGGCGGGAACAAAAACGTGATAGCTGGCTTTCCCTTGGGCTTTAGCACGATACATAGCCGTGTCAGCATCCCGCAGTAAATACTCTGGACGATCATAATCTCGATTACCCCAAACAATACCAATACTGGCATTCATAAATACATCGTATCTTGATAATTTAAAAGCGAGTGATAACTGTTGTAAAATGCGCTCTGCTACTTCAATAACTGCACTAATATCTGGCAGATTTTCTAGAAGAATTCCAAACTCGTCACCACCCAATCGAGCTAAAGTATCAACTGGCGTTAGAGAGGCTTCGAGGCGGCGGGCGATAGCTATTAGCAATTCATCTCCAACCAGATGACCAAGAGAATCATTGACAACTTTGAACCGATCACAGTCCAAATAAAGTAATGCAAACTGATAATTTGATCGTTGGTGAGCATTGTTGAGAGCTTTTGCTAGTCGCTGGATAAACAAAACTCGGTTTGGTAATCCAGTCAGGGAATCATGTAAAGCTATTTCCAGCAGTTGACCCTGTAATTGTTCGCGAGATCTAACTTCCCGCTGTAGTTTTTTGAGAGTCTTTTCTAGCTCCTCAGTCCGTCGTTTTACCCTTTGTTCGAGTTCGACGTTTAGCTTGATGATTTCTAATTGTGCCCCCCTCAATGCTAGTTGATTTTGGATGCGTACTAACACTTCTGCTAAATCAAAAGGTTTGGTGATATAATCCACCCCCCCTACTCTAAAGGCTTTCACCTTGTCAAAAACATCATTTAATGCGCTAATAAAAATCACAGGAATATCCGCAGTTAGCTTCCAAGCCTTAAAGCGCTGGCACACTTCATAGCCATCGACCTCTGGCATCATAATGTCAAGCAAAATCAGATCAGGTAGTATTGTTTCACAAGCAGTCAAAGCCATCTGCCAGTTTAAAGCTTTGCGAACATTAAATCCTTCTTTTGTCAACAGCGAGGATAAAACCCGCAGGTTATCTGCCATATCATCAATGATCAAAATATCTTTTTTATTAGGGTTTAATCGGTCGTAATTCATTCTGCATTTGTACTAGTCAATTCCATAATTTTCTCAAACTGATAGTTATTTGCTAAATCTCTCAAAACTCCAAAAAGTTGAGCTTTATCTGGTGGAATTTGCTGCAACAGATCTAAAATCATGTCATCGCTACAGCTCGCTGCGGCATGACGTATATGTTGTAGCCATTCAGACGGCATCTGCGATAAATACCGCAGGAGGTCAGCTTGGCTAGGCAATGTCTGTGTTTCTTGACAAACAGTTAGCGTATTTGCCATTTTGACTTCGCTGATATATTTTACACCGAGATGTTCCCTGACTTTTTCCAGTAATACCTCCTCCGTGAATGGCTTGCGAATAAAATCATCGCAACCGGTGGACAAAATTTTCTGCCGTTCTTCCTCAAAAGCGCTGGCAGTTAGGGCAATAATGATGGTGTGATGATGCTGATTTGGGCATTCGGCATTATTTGGTTGAGCTACTTCTCTAGCTTTAATCACTCTGATAGCTTGGTAGCCATTCATCACAGGCATCCGCATATCCATAAAAATCAGATGTGGTTCCCATTCCATCCATTGAGCGATCGCTTCTTGACCATTAGTAGCTTCTCGCACGATAAAGCCAATAGATGTTAGTAGTTTAACCAGCAGTAAGCGACTATCTCTAGCGTCGTCAACCACCAACACACGGTATTCTCCTTGATCTGGTGCTAAACCAATCACTTGAGATTGATTCTGGGTATTCTGAATTTCGCTCCATGAGGCTTCTTGGATTTGAATATCAAAGGCAAATCTACTTCCTACGCCTTGGGTACTGGAAACGGTAATATTTCCGCCCATCAGTTGTACATATTTACGGCTAATAGCTAAACCCAGTCCTGTGCCCTGTTGGGATTTTCTGCCAGTTTCAGTTTGTGCAAAGGCTTCAAATAGTAAGTTAATTTCCTCGGGAGCAATCCCAGGGCCTGTGTCAATTACCTCGAACAAGAGATGGGGGGAGGAGGAGTGAGGAGGAGATGAGGAGGATGTTGAATGTTTCAGTACAAACTCATCTCCCCCAGTCTCCAGCGATGCACTGAGCTTGCCGAAGTGTCCCCAGCGATGCACTGAGCTTGCCGAAGTGTCCCCAGCGATGCACTGAGCTTGCCGAAGTGTCCCCATTCCCACTTTGAGAATAACACTACCAGCCTGAGTAAATTTAATGGCATTTCCTAATAAATTGAGTAAGACTTGACGCAGCTTATTCTCATCTGTTTGTACATATTGGGGAAGACCAGGAGCATATTCAAATACCAGTTGTAAATTCTTGGAAACAGCACGAAATTGTAACATTTCCTCCAGGTTTTTCAACAGATGAATTAAGTCAAAGCTGTTCATATGCAACGTGGTTTTACCAGCTTCTATTTTAGACATTTCGAGAATGTCATTGATTAAAGAAAGCAAATGCTCACCAGCACGATTGATGATTGCCAAATTTTCTTGATGTTCAGAAGATAAAGTATTGTCATGGCTCATAACTTGGGTGAAACCAAGAATGGCGTTGAGTGGAGTACGCAATTCATGACTCATATTAGCCAGAAATTCGCTTTTAGCTCGATTAGCCCGCTCGGCAACTTTTTTTCCCCTAGCTGCAATTGCTTGGGATTCAATCAGTTCTTGTTGAGTGCTTTGAAATTTGTGAATAACCTTGAGAAGATCATGAGTACGTTTTTTGACTTGCGATTCTAATACTCGATTGTATTCTGCTAATAACTTTTCTGCTTGTTTGCGTTGGGTGATGTCAGAAAAAGTAGCGATAGCAAAGGCAATATTACCCAAGTCATCATAAATTGGCATTGCGAAAATTTCCAGGGGAATAATCTTATCTAAACGACGAATTTCCAAATCATCAACCCTAATGTTTTCTCCTTGCAATGCTCTGAATATTGGCAAGCGATCGCTGCGATAGAGTTCCTCGGTTCCAGCTAGATAAATTTGATAAATTTCTGCCAATTCTTCAGCGGTAGCCTCAGCTACTACCCCTTGACCAAGAATCTGCTTGGCAACGTGATTAAGATAATAAGGATTACCGGTTGCATTGGTAATAAATACACCCACTGGTATAGCTTCTAAAAATTGATTCAGCCGATTCTGACTTTCAAATAGCGCCTCATTCAAAGTTTTCATTTCAGTATGCTGTGCTTCTAAAGCCGAAAAATATTCTTGTAGTTGCGTTGCCATACTATTAAATGACTTAGCTAATTCCCCCAGTTCATCGCAACGCTTAATCTCTACTATCTGGTCCCATTTACCCACAGTAATTTTTTTGGCTGATGCGTTTAATTGCAGAATTGGCTTGATCACCCAGCGAGCAGTTAAAATTCCTAATTCTGTAGCTACTAAAAAGGCAACTATACACAGCATAATCGTTGTGTTGTTGTTGGCGTTAATTTGTTTCATAAAGTCGCCTTCAGAAATCACCACAACGATCAGCCAATCCAGACCACGGTCATCTCTCCAATTATTAACCTGTACAAAATAACGCCCTTCTGTGGTGGTAAAACTGAGATTTTGCCTACCAACAATGAACCCAAGACTACCAAAATGCTTGAGTAAATATTGGGTTGTTTGTCGGATTACAACATCTTGACTTTCTGAAGCCAATACACGTTTTACCTGACCTCGAATGACATTGTAAGCAGGCTGATTAGTTGAAGCAGCCACTATTAGTCCAGAGCGTTCTAAAATAAAGGTTTTTCCCGACTCACCAACTTTTAATTGTCTCAAAAAATGACCAATATGTGATAAAATTAAATCTATACCTATAACTCCTCGAAGATTTTTTTCAGCGTCGTACACCGGATAGCTACTGGAAATTGATAAAACTGGTTGATCCTCCCATTGGTAAATTTGACTCCACACGGGTTTACCTGCTTTGGTTGCATCTACATACCAAGCCTCTTGTTGTAACAGTGGGAAGCCACCTTTTACTGCCAGTAACTTGCTACGATTTCCCTGGCTATCCGTACTATAGGTCAATAGTTTTCCTAGACCAGTTTTTTTGGAAGTTTCTTGGATGACCAGATTACCATTATCCAAACGTTCTACGCCTATAAATTCCCCTTGGGTATTGGCAAAGTTAATGTAACCAATATTAAAAACCTGCATTTGTTTCCAGAAGTAATGCCCTGTCGTTTCCAAATCAGAAAGGTTTAACAAACCTAAATTAATTGCATCTATATTAATTTGATTAATTTGTTTAGGAGTTGTTAAATAGTCATCAAGGTGTTGCTCGATGTGATTGCAGATTTCATTCTCTAACTGAGTTACAAGCTCTTGTACCGCTTTCTGTGCATTTTGAAACGAAAGATAGCCCACAAGCCCTATTGATCCACAAATTTGTAAGACAAAGGGCACAATTAAAACATTTTTTAGGGCTATCTTGGCATAAACTTTCTCAACTAAGCTGTTGAGATATTTGACTGGTTGAGGTTTGGATAACATTGTTTTTTGATGTCCTCCCCAGTTCTAAACAAGGGATTCTGTCCAGATAATAAGCTACACATTTTATAAAAGTTACTACTACCTTTTTGAAAAAGCCCAAAGATATGCATCACTTTTTTTGCATAAAAAGCCAGCCATGCTTTGGTGCTTCTACTTGCTTGATTGAGTTCCTCCCCCACTTAATCTTCAAGCTTGGTTATAACACCTTTATTTGCTCAGAATGAAACGGAACAGGGAACAGAACACAAGGAACAAGGAACAGGGAACAGGACACAAGGAACACGTAACAGGGAACAGGGAACAGGGAACTCTTAAAACTAAGCCACCCAGAAGCAATGGCTCCCCTTTGTGGGTGCCCTGCTTTTCCCTATTGTTTATTGACTTTCATTTTTGATTTTAAGATAAGTTCGGCTAATCAGGTAAATATTTCGATTTTGTTGCCGATTTGTAAAATTTTCCCCGCTACCGATGCGGGTAATCGTGTATTCACACTCAATCTGTAAAAATGATGAAAACGGGATAAAGCTACCCAATCTGGTAAGTTAGCTTCCCGCTGTTGTACAAATATTTTTTGAAAGTTTGGGTAAGCTGCACCTGAGTCAGGATCGCGTGTGGGGACTACACAACGCTGACAGGGATTAATGCCAAAAAAGTCCACATCTCCTACTCGGAATAAAATTGTACCATCACTTTCGCTACTAAATAACCTATCTTCCCAAAATGGTGGTACACCGTCAATCTCAAGATTGGCACGTATCCGACGGCGCATTTCAACAACACTCATACCAGGGAACCAGGAAGCCACTTCTGTCAAAGTTGCTGTACTAATCACAGTCGGACCGGGTGATTTTGTATCATCGGGAAAGCCCGTCAGAGAATTTTGCACTAATCTGACAGCAAAGCCAAAAAAATCACTCAAAGTTGCTTCTAGCGCTACAGGTTTCTCATCTAGATGAAAAACTTGTGGTGAGTCTGTGTTGGGAACTTGTAGGGACAGCGTTCTATTTAAGATGGAAAATTGTGCCCGTAGTAAATGAATTTTGGCATGGCGTTTACCATTGACAAACTTACCTTGTTCGTCAACAATTGCAAACCCACGGTCATAGTCTAGTGCGCCACTGGCGAGAACTTTGACGCTCTCAACTTCCACACCATCGAGGGACTTAATCGGGTAGAGTAAAATTTTGGCTAGGTACGGCATGACAACTTACGCAACTGGCACATATATCTTCTATTATGCGAGTCAAGTATCAAGTGTCTAGACTCAAAAGTCCGGGTTTTTTCGACTCTTGACTTTTGACTCTAGACAACCTCTACGAAAAAAAAATATGACACGCAGCTTTAGTCCTATTTTTTTACTCATTACTCAGCACTCAGGGAGAGACCACTTTTTCAAATAAAAATTAACTATGGATATAGTGGTGATTTATCGATTCCGCCAATGTTATTGAGCGGCCAAAAACGAACTACGGCACGACCGATGATATTTTGCTTGGGTACAACACCCCAGCAGCGGCTGTCATAGCTACTATTACGGTTATCACCTAGCACTAAGTATGAGTTGGTAGGTATAGTCTGGGGTTTAGCCAAAAATGGCGGTTGTTGTCCAGAAGTGCAAACATCAATTACTGTGCGCTGCTTTGAGCCAAGATACTTTTCTTCTTGGAGAGGTTTGCTGTTAATGTAAACTTTTCCTTCCCTCAGTTCTACTTTGTCTCCAGGTAAGCCAATGACCCGTTTAATAAAAGCATCGTGGTATTGTTCTTTTTGTAGTTCAGCCGTGGGGGAAAAAACTACAATATCTCCCCGCTCCGGTTGAGAAAATTTATACTTTAATTTATCAACAATGATCTTGTCTGCCTCCCACTGATTTGGGGTACCGTGCAGAGTGGGTTCCATTGAGCCGGAAGGAATCCAGCGAGCTTCCGCCACAAAGGTACGAATTCCCAAGGCTAGAACGATACTTAAGACAACGGTTCTACCTAGCTCTGCAATCCAGGAATTATCAGGTTGTTGACTAGAATTGTTATCAGACACTTGATTTTGCATGAAATTACGGAAGTAAAGAAAATAATCAGGTAATTAACTCGCCCAAGGAGACTGTTTTTTTATCTTAACGGGAGAACTTAGATTTCCTGGTTATATTGGCATCTTGACAGGGTTATCAATAAAAACAGGACTTACGCGGCGAGGCTATTCGTGGATATCGGGCATAGGGTATAGGGCATAG
The Gloeotrichia echinulata CP02 DNA segment above includes these coding regions:
- the lepB gene encoding signal peptidase I; protein product: MQNQVSDNNSSQQPDNSWIAELGRTVVLSIVLALGIRTFVAEARWIPSGSMEPTLHGTPNQWEADKIIVDKLKYKFSQPERGDIVVFSPTAELQKEQYHDAFIKRVIGLPGDKVELREGKVYINSKPLQEEKYLGSKQRTVIDVCTSGQQPPFLAKPQTIPTNSYLVLGDNRNSSYDSRCWGVVPKQNIIGRAVVRFWPLNNIGGIDKSPLYP
- a CDS encoding MOSC N-terminal beta barrel domain-containing protein, which codes for MPYLAKILLYPIKSLDGVEVESVKVLASGALDYDRGFAIVDEQGKFVNGKRHAKIHLLRAQFSILNRTLSLQVPNTDSPQVFHLDEKPVALEATLSDFFGFAVRLVQNSLTGFPDDTKSPGPTVISTATLTEVASWFPGMSVVEMRRRIRANLEIDGVPPFWEDRLFSSESDGTILFRVGDVDFFGINPCQRCVVPTRDPDSGAAYPNFQKIFVQQREANLPDWVALSRFHHFYRLSVNTRLPASVAGKILQIGNKIEIFT
- a CDS encoding response regulator, with translation MSFTKTNPCKGNILVVDDTPDNLRLLSIMLTGQGFEVRKALNGKMALTACQIVLPDVILLDINMPGMDGYQVCQELKADDKTCQVPVIFISALDDVLDKVKAFDVGGADYITKPFHGAEVVLRIENQINLRLLQTKLQEKNFLLQEALDHLKAAQVQQIQNEKMVALGQLVAGIAHEVNNPISFIYGNLQYAGEYMQDLVNMIETYQQEYPEPTPKIQKLVQDIDLNFVINDLQNLMGAMFRGADRIREIVLALQNFSRHDEALIKQVNIHEGIDSTLLMLQHRLRETKDRSAIIVVKEYGNLPLVNCYASELNQVFMHILNNAIDALDQSVVSSECSLVEEQGEMTYDKLQMKPAQIHIRTEVTKSNMVKIAIADNGHGIDESLRSRLFDPFFTTKSVGKGSGLGLSISYQIVVQKHRGQITCSSSPGQGAEFVLDIPITQPEY
- a CDS encoding ATP-binding protein, translated to MLSKPQPVKYLNSLVEKVYAKIALKNVLIVPFVLQICGSIGLVGYLSFQNAQKAVQELVTQLENEICNHIEQHLDDYLTTPKQINQINIDAINLGLLNLSDLETTGHYFWKQMQVFNIGYINFANTQGEFIGVERLDNGNLVIQETSKKTGLGKLLTYSTDSQGNRSKLLAVKGGFPLLQQEAWYVDATKAGKPVWSQIYQWEDQPVLSISSSYPVYDAEKNLRGVIGIDLILSHIGHFLRQLKVGESGKTFILERSGLIVAASTNQPAYNVIRGQVKRVLASESQDVVIRQTTQYLLKHFGSLGFIVGRQNLSFTTTEGRYFVQVNNWRDDRGLDWLIVVVISEGDFMKQINANNNTTIMLCIVAFLVATELGILTARWVIKPILQLNASAKKITVGKWDQIVEIKRCDELGELAKSFNSMATQLQEYFSALEAQHTEMKTLNEALFESQNRLNQFLEAIPVGVFITNATGNPYYLNHVAKQILGQGVVAEATAEELAEIYQIYLAGTEELYRSDRLPIFRALQGENIRVDDLEIRRLDKIIPLEIFAMPIYDDLGNIAFAIATFSDITQRKQAEKLLAEYNRVLESQVKKRTHDLLKVIHKFQSTQQELIESQAIAARGKKVAERANRAKSEFLANMSHELRTPLNAILGFTQVMSHDNTLSSEHQENLAIINRAGEHLLSLINDILEMSKIEAGKTTLHMNSFDLIHLLKNLEEMLQFRAVSKNLQLVFEYAPGLPQYVQTDENKLRQVLLNLLGNAIKFTQAGSVILKVGMGTLRQAQCIAGDTSASSVHRWGHFGKLSASLETGGDEFVLKHSTSSSSPPHSSSPHLLFEVIDTGPGIAPEEINLLFEAFAQTETGRKSQQGTGLGLAISRKYVQLMGGNITVSSTQGVGSRFAFDIQIQEASWSEIQNTQNQSQVIGLAPDQGEYRVLVVDDARDSRLLLVKLLTSIGFIVREATNGQEAIAQWMEWEPHLIFMDMRMPVMNGYQAIRVIKAREVAQPNNAECPNQHHHTIIIALTASAFEEERQKILSTGCDDFIRKPFTEEVLLEKVREHLGVKYISEVKMANTLTVCQETQTLPSQADLLRYLSQMPSEWLQHIRHAAASCSDDMILDLLQQIPPDKAQLFGVLRDLANNYQFEKIMELTSTNAE
- a CDS encoding EAL domain-containing protein, whose translation is MNYDRLNPNKKDILIIDDMADNLRVLSSLLTKEGFNVRKALNWQMALTACETILPDLILLDIMMPEVDGYEVCQRFKAWKLTADIPVIFISALNDVFDKVKAFRVGGVDYITKPFDLAEVLVRIQNQLALRGAQLEIIKLNVELEQRVKRRTEELEKTLKKLQREVRSREQLQGQLLEIALHDSLTGLPNRVLFIQRLAKALNNAHQRSNYQFALLYLDCDRFKVVNDSLGHLVGDELLIAIARRLEASLTPVDTLARLGGDEFGILLENLPDISAVIEVAERILQQLSLAFKLSRYDVFMNASIGIVWGNRDYDRPEYLLRDADTAMYRAKAQGKASYHVFVPAMYQEAIQLLELENDLRRAITRQEFLVYYQPMVSLTTGRIAGFEALVRWQHPSRGLIYPVDFIPVAEETGLIHAINSWVLHSACKQLRLWQHDPAIPETLTISVNLSARLFYQPNLIAIIDHIIEETQINPANLELEITESVIMENSHVIKTIIKQLQQRNIKLIMDDFGTGYSSLSYLHSFPLNALKIDKSFVHRMQENQNHMGLVPAIISIANSMGMRVIAEGVETKEQLDQLRSLNCDFAQGHLFAKALEPQLALNLLTIDSHW